One Thermodesulfobacteriota bacterium genomic window, GGTGAGGTAGAGCTGGGTCATCACCCGCTCCAGGCTGTAGCCCTTGTGGGAGAGGGCGCCGGGGACGTACTTTCCGAAGAAGGCGTAGGCCAGGAAGACGAGGGCGATACAGCTCATGACCCAGCCCGTGGTGCGCCGGGTGGCCTCCAGGACGAGCAGAGTGGCCAGGGTACCCAGGGCCATGTCCCAGAACGTGGCGTCCCCGATGCGCCAGATGATGTCGTCGTAGAAGATCAGGATGTAGCCGCCCACGACGAAGCTCAGGAGCGCCAGGAGGATGTCGGCCCCCAGGGCGAACCGGGTCTTCCGGCGCCCGCCCGCCGGAAAGAGGAGAAACACCAGCGCCAGGGCGAGGCTCAGGTGGATCCCCCGCTGGAACATGGCGCTTAGGAGCCCGATCCCGGCCGTGTAGAGCTGGAAGAGGGAGAGGGTGACGGCGAGGCCCCCCGTCACCCACCCCAGGGTGGTCCTGTGCTGCGCGGTCACGGCGTCTCCTCCCAGGGAGCGGGCCGGTCCGGCCCCTCGGGCCTTCGGTGCCGGAGCCACTCCCAAAGGCGGGCCGGTCGCCCGCCGATCCATACCCTGCGGCCGGACAGGGTCCGGCTCAATTCCATCTCTCGCCCCCGCACCTGCAACCGGTGGTCCTGGGGACTCTGTCCGACCCGCAGGGCGAAGCGCCCCACCGGGCGGTCCATCTCCACGACCCGCGTCCAGCCCCCGGGGGCCTCCACCGTCCGGCCGTCCCCGGCGAGCTGCCCCAGGCCGGCCCCCTGGGCGCGGTAGGCGTGCTCCCGCACCTGCACCTCGCCCCGGTTGCTCAGCGCATACACCTCGCGCACGGGCTGCCCCGTGACGGAATGGCGGTAGGAGAGCACCACCGGCTCGCCAGGGAGCACGGCTTCCCGCCACACGACGGGCCCCTCCTCGAGGCGGACCTCGAGGAGGGGCCGTTGGATGAGCCAGAGGGCTCCCAGCACAGCCGCCCCGAGCAGACCCCCGAGGAGCAGCCGGCCCTTCGCGCGCCTCACCCTACTTGGCGACGAGCTCCTCCGGCACGGTGAGCCCCTTTTCCTTCAGGTACTTCACCGCCCCGGGGTGGAGCGGGATGGGGGAGTTGGCGACCGAAGCCTCGGGCCGGGTGTCTTCCGCAGCCTTGTGGACGCGCAGGAGCTCCCCGTGGTTCTCGAAGATGGCCTTCGTGATCTGGTAGGCCAGA contains:
- a CDS encoding DUF1850 domain-containing protein — encoded protein: MRRAKGRLLLGGLLGAAVLGALWLIQRPLLEVRLEEGPVVWREAVLPGEPVVLSYRHSVTGQPVREVYALSNRGEVQVREHAYRAQGAGLGQLAGDGRTVEAPGGWTRVVEMDRPVGRFALRVGQSPQDHRLQVRGREMELSRTLSGRRVWIGGRPARLWEWLRHRRPEGPDRPAPWEETP